TGCAATATATCCTCCATATGGAGAGGATATATTGTGTTTGGGGGAGGATATATCAGTTAGATAAAACGCtgcattttatattttttttgcctTTGTTTTGCACAAAACGGCGTCGTTTTCTAGTTGTAATTGCTGAGTTCTGGACGCGGGTCCCACAGTTCAGCATAATCAGAGCATCCACTTGCCCAACATGGGCCCCACACTTTACATCATCATTTTATACAAAATGAAATAGCTGTTGGGTTTGTATCAAACAAACCAACGGCTCTTTCTCAAAAAAATAGCCACATGTCACTCCTTGAGTGGGTGATTTTACAAACAGCTATAATTTTATAACGGTAATTAAAAAAACGGTAACTTattgactatatttttttttctctataAAATGAACCTAATTTTAACTATATTTCATACATTTCATCTTTTTCATAATTCTCTACTCTCTTCTAATTATCATACATTAATCTCACTTCTATTCAAATATATTTTTCTACTCCCATTATGGATAGAAATAATTCAAATCAAGGAAACAACTCAAAATTTCCTTTTAACCAAAACTCCCAATATAATCCAAACACTGTCCAATTTGATCCAAATATCATCAATAACCCTCAATTTCAAGCCGCTTTCCAATGGTTTGCTAATCAACCAAGACCATTAAATCCAAATTACAACTCTTGACGTTATTAGTGAAAAGAGGAATGACTTGGGAGAACGGATGCTAGAGGCGATGAAGGAACGAGGTGAAGAAAGGAAAAAGCAAAGGGAGGAGGCCACAAAGTTCAGGATGTTAGAAATGTtgatgcaaaaaaaaaagatcatGATGAAGTTGAAGCACAAATGTACCTGAAACTAAGAGATGAGTTTAGTAGTAGGTTTTTGCTTTAAATTATTAGTAGTAATTGCAATGTTTAATATTACTGTCACCGTTAGGTTTTATTACTGTCTTAGTTTTTCATTTACCGTCATTgctttttaattattgttactGTATTGTATTAATATATGTTAGTAGTAAtgtttttattattcaattttagGGTTTGTTATTGTCATTGTTAGTTAACTATTATGAATGTTATTTTATTGTAATATGTTTAATTATTCTGAATATTATTTTAACAAAGTTGTTATGTTTTTAActatttttcattatttatcACGAAATATATGtacttttattaattttgaacttgattttTAAGTCACATCAAATTTATCACGAAATCTTATCACAATATGAACTTGATTTTTAAGTCACATCAAATTTATCACGAAATCTTATCACAATATGAACTTGATTTTTAAGTCACATCAAATTTAACTTATTGTCCAACATTAtgtattgatttttcattcttaTCTTCTACTGCCCAATATTGTATGGTAGTGTATTATGAATAGTTCATATCCTGCAAAATCTTACCTTCTGACATTTTTGTCTCCAACCTTATCTTTTTACTACTACCCTTATCTTTAAATCTGATCTTCAAATCTGATCTCCCAACTGGCCTTATCTACATATTTTCTATAAATTGTATGCTTTTGTTCACATAACATCACAACCCCTCACAACAATATTTATCTAAAATATTTCCATCCAATCATCATAATCACAATATGAACTTTGATTCAAATTCATCAAGTTCAAGTGATGATCTATATGATTACATGATGATGGATTTTATTGAAGAGAGTCGTGAATTACAAGTAGTGGAAGATGCAATACGACATGTTGTGAACACCAATGCTCAACAAAACGAACATCAACATCCAAGAAAGAAGAGGATAACTGTGCCAAGGGATCGTGAAGCAGCTCACGATCGTTTAGTTACAGACTATTTCAGTGACCAACCAATATACAACGAAGATAATTTCCGACGTAGGTTTCGCATGCGAAGACCTCTTTTCCTTGGCCTTGTGAACACATTAAGTGCAAGTAATCACTACTTTCAACAGCATCCAGATGCAACGATGCGACTGGGTGCTTCAGCTGTTCAAAAATGCACAGCGGCTATGCCTATGGTTGTGCAGCTGACCAAGTTGACGAGTATCTAAAACTTGGTGCATACACATCTAGAGAATGTCTTACACAATTTGTTGATGGAGTGATTGCTCACTTTTCCACTGACTACCTTAATAAACCAACGCCTGAAGATGTGCAACGTCTTCTTAGAGAAGGGAAGGAAAGAGGTTTTCCTGGCATGTTGGGAAGCATCGATTGCATGCATTGGGTGTGGAAAAATTGTCCAGCTAGATGGAAAGGTATGTACCAAGGTAGATCTAAAACAGCGATTGTGATCTTAGAAGCTATTGCTTCAAGGGATTTATGGATCTGGCATGCTTTCTTCGGGACACCAGGGTCGTGCAACGACATAAACGTACTTCAACGTTCCCCGGTTTTCGATGATATTATAAAAAACCGAGCTCCACAAGTTCAGTTCACCGTGAATGGAAATACTTACAAGAAGGGGTATTATCTCGCTGATGGGATTTATCCAAAATGGTCCACGTTTGTGGATGTCATTACTGCCCCGCAAACCGATAAGCAAAGGTTGTTCACTGAACGCCAAGAGAGTGCTAGAAAAGATGTTGAGCGTGCCTTTGGTGTGCTACAAGCTCGATTTGCAATAATTAGGaaacctgctttggcatggaacGTTGATATGCTATGGAAAATTATGATGGCATGTATCATCATGCACAATATGATTGTTGAAGATGAGCGTGATACTTATTTGAATTATAAAGATCCACGCGAGTTTGCCCAAGAACAGCCTGAAAATATGGCAGGATCATCAAGCGGAAACGCTACAACATTCTTTGTTACACCCGGGCATTATGATCCACAAAATTTTCGTAGATTGATGGATACAAGACAAGAAGTTCGTGATAGAACAACTCATTTCTCACTGAAAAACGACTTGGTTGAACATTTATGGGGAAGATCCAGGAGATCGTCTGTGGGGTAGATTTTTAATGTAATATGTATTTTAGTCGATTAATTTCTTTCATGTTTTTCGCTGTTTTAGTAATTAAAACACTAACGTGTTATTTTAGTAATTAATGTACTACCGTCTTTAGTAAGTAATTATTGATCTGGTATTTAAtgcaaattttatttataatgtaatataattaaatatcgaATTATTTTATCAATTGTAAtggaaaaataattaattaggctaaattattttttaaacacttgcaattataattatttctacattaaatattttaataagaaagatAATATGTGGTGGGGTATGTAAAAGTAGGAGAGAGGGAGCAAGAGAGGATCCTCTTAAATTTGTGGGAAAAAAAAATaggaagaggaagaagaggTAAATAGTGGGAAATGATAtggaagaaagagaaaatgatgTGTCAAAATGAGAGAAGGAGAGAGAGTAGAGGACTCTCCAATAATCATGCTCTAAATATAAACTAGTTTTAATCCTGTGCAACGCACagtatatattttatttcaaaagTTACTCTCTCcgtatctttttatttttttcatttaataTTTTCCACGCGATCTAACAACTAATTAAGGTGGGTTAAACCATGCAAATCACGTTTActaataatgttttcacttttaacCAAAATCTGATATTGAAAAAGTGAAAGATATTTAATGTCTCGATAGAAAAGTGAGAGATTTAATtccttattaatttaattaattaaaataatccaCTAAcccaaattttgacaaaataataaGGCCATTTATGTAATAACATAAAAGGTTTCCCTAAAAAAATGTgataatacaaaagaaaatataCTAAAGGTAAAGTTTAAATTGAGACACCAGAAACGGAATACGTAAACAATAAAAAGGGATGGaaggagtattttttttatatatataaatttgattaaatgaattgaatagtgttttttttacaaaatgacTAAGTTTTCTTTAAATATTCATTGGGTTTTTGTCGAATTTAGTTTTTCAATTTTAGATTAACATTATGTTGttcattgtttaattattttgtatagagtattgTTTAGCCGTTTCGGTCAAGTTATCTTTAAAAAGAGAACCCGTGGAAATGTTATTAAATTGttctaataatttaaaatatacTTAGAAAGTAGAAACCAAGAGGGTTAGTAAAAGATTATTGAGTCAATGTCCATTGATAACCGGTAAGGTTAGTATAAAAGTTTTAAGAAACCTTAAAGATGAAAAGGAAACATATAATTTTCAATTTACATCTTTGAGAAACATTATTATTAGGTATCAGAAAATTGTAAATCAATTAGTATGATTTGTGATTAGTGCCAATAATATGGCACATCAGATTACAAAAATGCGTAGATACTTCTGCATAGATCAGTTATGGAGGGACAACAAAGTTTAGGAAACTTAATTCCTACAATTATCAGCCTCATTAGGATGCTTCTAGCCTTCTAGGACTCTTTCACCTTATTGGTGTGATCATTTAGTAATGGTGCTAGCTACAATCACTATTTCTCAGACAATTTCATTCACACAAAATACACATGTCTACAATGGTCACAGGATGTTGATAGACATGTCAATTAAAAACTTGAAGCATAAGATTGTACTCCGTATAACCAATGGAAAAAATGAGCTGACATGTAGTTTATATTATCAAATACTAATCTAATAAGAATAGACCTAGACAAATGACATACAATAGGATAAGAGAATAACATAAATTTTTGACTGAACACCGAAGACCCTTAAAATCTGTTGGCTAATACTACAAACAAATCACCTCATATCTTCTCTTTCAATTCAACCATAGTTACTAAAATACATAATAATAAGCAAAGATAATAGAATATATAAGATTAATGAAACAATACTCCATCAAAAATGTGATAATAGTTTAGTACTTGCGAGAGTATACTTATGATTCATTGTCTTGAGTTCCCAAACGgtattggaaaaaaaatatccCTATCAAACCATTATAGAAGCATCAATCTCATGATCGAGGCCATGATGAACCTGCAAATCTAGAGTATTTTAACCTATAATTTGATAACAAAAAAACAACATCTTGATCAATTCTTAAATAAACTGACAAAGGATCTAAATTATCAAGTAATACTTAGTATAAGGTTTAGATTACTTGGGCGTAAATAACACATTTCTAATCAAGGATTCCGGGAACAACAAAATAACCATTTACAAAATAGAAAAGTGAAGTTAAATCAATCATTCAAACTATTCGAAGAACACAAACAATAAAACTTTGACCCATATTGCAGAGGGGATCCTAAAGTGCAGACTATACAACACCtttaacaaaaaataataatagattTCTCTAAACATTTACATTAACCCATACAGATCACACACAAAAAGCCTAAGGCCAGATAGAATCTAAACCCATAAACacaacaaaaatcagaaaagattTGATCTTCCTCAAATTTATGTCTTCGTAGTTTTATTATGCAATTCCGTCCCATAACCTTAATTTTCAATCATGATTCATGAACTTAAGCAACCCAATaaactaaaatcaaaattaagaACATATATACACAGGGTAGACAATGAGAAGAAAAACATATTTGATAACTATGCAAATTGGAACTAAAATTAGTaaatatagaaaaaaaaaaaagaacaattaaGCATGAGTATAATTACGTTGTCTAATTTGTCGGATAAACAAAGGGAATCGCACAAAACACCATTACACTAACGAATACATACCCAATTCTTTGTGTGGTTTCCATACTGATGTTGAATTTAATTTCTTCAATTGAACAATAAATAATTGATTTGAATGACCATACAGATTGTCatgaaatcaaaaatttgcgaaaaaatgaattgaaaatGTGATTTGAGAGAGGAATTACAATTTGAGAGAGGAATTACAGAATTTGGATATCCAAATAACCGTTATTTGTTCACATTCACCCAGGAAAAAACTCTAATTCCGACGAACGATCCAGCGTTTCTGATGTAATCAAACAAAATCAATCTGGGATAATGAAAGAATGCAAAAGAATTAATGTGTGAAGCGAAATCAATAGCAGGAGGAGGAGGATTGTGAAAGATCGAAAAGACCTATTGGATTAACAGTTTATTATTGATTTGCTCTTGATTTCTATGAGAGAATGAAACGACGAAAGTAAAAGGGGTGGTTTTCAGTTTTCAGAGAAGGAAGAACGAAACGACGGCAGTAGGTATTTTTtcgatatttttttaataaaataaaataataaaaggtaggaaaataaGAAGGGGCCACGTGGCACTCTAAATTTCTCTTAAACTTCCCTGCTATTAAATACTAGTGTGTGCCCGTGCTAATGCACGGGGCATTGATACAAAActaaaaatatatttacaaAAAATAGAAGTGATTacactatattttttttctgaaACAGTAACCGATCAAATATAAATGTTTTAGTCGgtacaaacataattaaaattgaacgTATTTAGTTTTATAACCTATAGATAAAATCGAAGGGGTAAaaatatgagtttttttttttttaatcatagaGGAATAGTGTCATTgaatttgttttagaaaataaCAAACATGAACGAATGAACATTGGAAGTTCGGAGAATGATATTGTTAcaattacaaaataaaattatgccacatactccgtattatacatgttttaaaTCCAATGTTACATAAAATTATCCTTTAAAATGGAGTATATAGTATCCGTTATTTTGCCAAAAATTCAAAATGTATCTCTTACTATCCATTCCTTCTTTAGAAGTGAACACCAACCGTATTCGAAGTACACATCTCAAGAAAAACTTAAGTCCAATTTCTTAATGATTAACCACAACGTACGATCAATAAATTCATTTGGTAATGCATAATAGGAAGAGACATTATAAACCATTTAATTAGTTACATTGAAAAACTAACAATGAACATTAAACTTACTAATTACTCAAAGTTCTTAATTAGTTATATCGTTGTAAGATTCCTTACGGTTAGCACACATTGGAAGATACCCAAAGTGTTAAGTATATTAAATTTCATAACTATtacaacataaaaaataaaagaaataaaaaaccgtcaattatttataaaatatatgaaAGCAAAAAATCCTATGAACTTACCATAATAACGATGCCCTTTTAAAGGGTAAGCCTTAAACGTAAGTTGAATCCTGTCAAATAAGAATTGTAAATTAGTAAGAATTAGTAGTAGTATTAGATTAAACGCGGAAAATGGATTACCATGCATAATTACCATGTATTAGGGTTACCTAAGGAATGTCTTTCTTACATCATTTCTTTGACGTTGCCTGTGGATGTTGTCCAATCATCGGTTGCTTCTAGGCAGTTTTTATGGGCCTCGATCGGTTTCGAGTTATGTGGATGAAGTTCCTGCCTTCCGATAGAGATTACTTCATCTCTCAATCGTCTTCACCCAACAACAGTTTGCTTGCCTCTTACCCTCTTTCCTATACTCTACAACACACTCTATGGAGATATTAGCACCACTATAATAAAAAGGAGTTAAACTTGGATTCATGTGAGGGAGTAGTTCTTTGTTAATTTATTTATCTTATGTAACAGAGCGTAGAGTACATCTGAGAAAACGGTTTTGCAGTTGGTGCATTAAGGATTTGACGTTTTCCCCCGTTTTCAGTTAACTTCAATATTCTGTGttcttttattattaaattttaaaattttaaaagagATAATATTGGTTTTTGGAGGGATTGCATGAGAGTGCTCCACCATCAGGGATTTAGAGGTCTCACATTAGCCACtaacatttttattattatataggatAGGATAGGATTAGAATAGATtagacaaaaaagaaaaactatAGTAAAACCGATTCAAACCCGACTCGTTTTCGTTCGTACATGTAACTCGAGTCTCTTGTTACGCCATTCACTCTGTAAGGTCTGTAGTCACTTTTACTTGGTACCATTTCTCTCGCTCATCTCACCCAACGCTCAGATTGTGCAGGGGTGTGCATGGTGCTCTTGGTGCACCTGTCCCAAAACGcacataaataacaataaaacgcaacaaaaataaaaaccgcaaaaaaaaaagaacattaacaaaagaacattaacaaaagaacattaacaaaaagaacactaacaaaaagaacactaatattgacaaatcagACAAAAAGTACAGATATAAAAAgcagttatattttttcttgttcttttaagttctggaaataTTCTTTTCCAATCAATTTacagtatgttctaattaaaaaataaaacgacgaacctttgatgaactttaaaaccagatttataatttttcttgtttttttaagttctggaaatgttcttttccaaccaacttaaaacgacgaacctttgatgaattttaaaaccagatctatattttttcttgttcttttaagttctggaaatgttctttttcaaccaatttatgttctaattccgttattttatttatcaaaagatatctgaaaacaacactataaatatgtaaaaagaacaattgctgattctaaaaaagaacacactgttttgatgccacagaaatagaaagttataagaaaagaacattaaaatttaaaaagaacatagaattaagaacgagaaaatttaccttaatcacccgatgcaccttcatcaacagcataaacctctttgaatgaataaaaaattcaaaaaatagcgaaattgaaatagtatttcgcttaataaactagttttttgtaaacgtaattcaattaaaatcacatttcagagaaagaaggaggagaaaatttgttttgaactttctctctcataaaatctctcgtttgttgggagaaactaaaagctctcctctttctctctcaagaatgtgtttctaaaatgagaagttatgaatccaataggagaaatattatatatatagaaaatgaaaaataaaaaaaataaaaaacaaaagagggggaaggagaagaaatacaagccaggttcatgataagaacggtgcacttgttttttttttttttttgggtttt
This Spinacia oleracea cultivar Varoflay chromosome 6, BTI_SOV_V1, whole genome shotgun sequence DNA region includes the following protein-coding sequences:
- the LOC110804137 gene encoding uncharacterized protein; protein product: MHSGYAYGCAADQVDEYLKLGAYTSRECLTQFVDGVIAHFSTDYLNKPTPEDVQRLLREGKERGFPGMLGSIDCMHWVWKNCPARWKGMYQGRSKTAIVILEAIASRDLWIWHAFFGTPGSCNDINVLQRSPVFDDIIKNRAPQVQFTVNGNTYKKGYYLADGIYPKWSTFVDVITAPQTDKQRLFTERQESARKDVERAFGVLQARFAIIRKPALAWNVDMLWKIMMACIIMHNMIVEDERDTYLNYKDPREFAQEQPENMAGSSSGNATTFFVTPGHYDPQNFRRLMDTRQEVRDRTTHFSLKNDLVEHLWGRSRRSSVG